A genomic region of Dickeya solani IPO 2222 contains the following coding sequences:
- a CDS encoding YbfA family protein: MMSYVVYPWYRVVLRRTAVVLVGILALPVMLCWRGRSRFYSYLHRVWLKTSDKPVWLEQSEHAAGHFY, translated from the coding sequence ATGATGTCCTATGTTGTTTATCCCTGGTACCGGGTCGTTTTGCGCCGCACTGCCGTGGTGCTGGTAGGGATTCTGGCGCTGCCGGTGATGCTGTGCTGGCGTGGCCGTTCTCGTTTTTACAGTTACCTGCATCGCGTTTGGCTTAAGACCAGTGACAAGCCGGTGTGGCTGGAACAATCAGAGCATGCCGCCGGGCATTTTTACTGA
- the kdpF gene encoding K(+)-transporting ATPase subunit F → MNIGLMAGGMLVVLLLVYLFYALLNAEEF, encoded by the coding sequence GTGAATATTGGCCTGATGGCAGGCGGTATGCTGGTGGTACTACTGCTGGTTTATCTTTTTTATGCATTGCTCAACGCGGAGGAATTCTGA